The following are encoded in a window of Vespa crabro chromosome 2, iyVesCrab1.2, whole genome shotgun sequence genomic DNA:
- the LOC124421569 gene encoding angiogenic factor with G patch and FHA domains 1 isoform X4, protein MTEHCTQSESDEGEVKSDFGEDLDEELQSLPHVLQLIRKMREHIKWQSKKIKKLRNKLQEQKNQMRNKSFVEYGTQTDPLEYENKYLTQNWDLSNNKKSNSLIEQVKQVSESALLQTGFVYEETSGLYYDYNTGYYYDAKQGLYYDGNNGTYYYYDEGSKTYKFHSHAHAVVNNIAHFQETKKEEKSDGEKANKDTVKKRKLAQDGESLKEDEPEEGECSDSDSEQSSYNVTPESSINSETENEEEQSSKINFYIAKTYPPCMRIIVKETNLPKLKVGSLFLVAYTGGSMGKEGDHSVIIPDINVSKHHARFLYNETTNSYWIVDSGSRNGTYLNGKRLSVAKQESELYEIIHGSIIQVGGTKLLCHVHNGNETCGHCEPGLVQHNVNTEENVFSKRNLHKKELRRLKTKFGVEKDNVASASQLASGYRDRAQARRQCVGSSNHHAKTEQSSIDTSIAKDNRGFKLLSKMGWCEGRSLGKDGDGRTEPPSKSSDGAGGIGPHLQPRRGRTLGPNTG, encoded by the exons atgacagAGCATTGTACACAAAGTGAAAGTGATGAAGGAGAAGTTAAATCAGATTTTGGAGAAGATCTAGATGAAGAATTGCAATCTTTACCTCATGTATTACAACTGATACGTAAAATGCGTGAGCATATTAAGTGGCAgagtaaaaagataaaaaaattacgtaATAAATTACAAGAACAG aaaaatcaaatgaGGAATAAAAGTTTCGTAGAATATGGTACTCAGACAGATCCTTTAGAAtatgaaaacaaatatttaacacAAAATTGGGATctaagtaacaataaaaaatcaaatagtTTAATCGAACAAGTAAAGCAAGTATCAGAATCTGCATTATTACAAACTGGTTTCGTATATGAGGAAACATCAGgattatattatgattataatacaggatattattatgacgct AAACAAGGACTTTATTATGATGGAAACAATggaacgtattattattatgacgaAGGCAGTAAAACATATAAGTTCCACAGCCATGCACACGCAGTTGTCAACAATATTGCACATTTCCAAGAAaccaaaaaggaagaaaaatcagATGGCGAAAAGGCAAAcaag GATACGGTGAAAAAACGCAAACTCGCACAAGATGGAGAGAGCTTAAAAGAAGATGAGCCCGAAGAGGGTGAATGCTCGGACAGTGATAGCGAACAGAGCTCTTATAACGTTACACCAGAATCGTCCATAAATAGTGAGACTGAGAATGAGGAGGAACAAAGTTCAAagattaattttt atATAGCAAAAACATATCCACCATGTATGAGAATAATAGTCAAAGAAACAAACCTTCCAAAGTTAAAAGTGGGTTCACTTTTCCTTGTAGCATACACAGGTGGTTCAATGGGTAAAGAAGGAGATCATTCTGTTATAATACCAGATATAAATGTCAGTAAG CATCACGCACGATTTCTTTATAACGAGACAACGAATTCTTATTGGATAGTAGATTCAGGCTCAAGAAATGGTACATatttaaatggaaaaagatTATCTGTAGCTAAACAAGAGTCCGAATTGTACGAGATAATACATGGTTCGATCATTCAAGTGGGCGGTACAAAATTGTTATGTCATGTACATAACGGAAATGAAACTTGCGGTCATTGTGAACCAGGATTGGTTCAACACAATGTAAACACAGAAGAGAATGTATTCTCGAAAAGAAatcttcataaaaaagaattgagaaggttaaaaacaaaatttggtGTAGAAAAAGATAACGTTGCTTCCGCCAGTCAATTAGCAAGTGGTTATCGGGATAGAGCACAAGCTCGTAGACAGTGTGTTGGTTCTTCAAATCATCATGCCAAAACAGAACAAAGTTCAATCGACAC ATCGATAGCGAAAGATAACCGAGGATTTAAATTACTATCTAAAATGGGATGGTGCGAAGGTCGTTCTTTAGGAAAGGATGGTGATGGTAGAACCGAACCG
- the LOC124421569 gene encoding angiogenic factor with G patch and FHA domains 1 isoform X3 has translation MTEHCTQSESDEGEVKSDFGEDLDEELQSLPHVLQLIRKMREHIKWQSKKIKKLRNKLQEQKNQMRNKSFVEYGTQTDPLEYENKYLTQNWDLSNNKKSNSLIEQVKQVSESALLQTGFVYEETSGLYYDYNTGYYYDAKQGLYYDGNNGTYYYYDEGSKTYKFHSHAHAVVNNIAHFQETKKEEKSDGEKANKDTVKKRKLAQDGESLKEDEPEEGECSDSDSEQSSYNVTPESSINSETENEEEQSSKINFYIAKTYPPCMRIIVKETNLPKLKVGSLFLVAYTGGSMGKEGDHSVIIPDINVSKHHARFLYNETTNSYWIVDSGSRNGTYLNGKRLSVAKQESELYEIIHGSIIQVGGTKLLCHVHNGNETCGHCEPGLVQHNVNTEENVFSKRNLHKKELRRLKTKFGVEKDNVASASQLASGYRDRAQARRQCVGSSNHHAKTEQSSIDTSIAKDNRGFKLLSKMGWCEGRSLGKDGDGRTEPIAISNNPNKSGFGAVETDFPTIELDSNTEKKQARWRKTQQRYNQITE, from the exons atgacagAGCATTGTACACAAAGTGAAAGTGATGAAGGAGAAGTTAAATCAGATTTTGGAGAAGATCTAGATGAAGAATTGCAATCTTTACCTCATGTATTACAACTGATACGTAAAATGCGTGAGCATATTAAGTGGCAgagtaaaaagataaaaaaattacgtaATAAATTACAAGAACAG aaaaatcaaatgaGGAATAAAAGTTTCGTAGAATATGGTACTCAGACAGATCCTTTAGAAtatgaaaacaaatatttaacacAAAATTGGGATctaagtaacaataaaaaatcaaatagtTTAATCGAACAAGTAAAGCAAGTATCAGAATCTGCATTATTACAAACTGGTTTCGTATATGAGGAAACATCAGgattatattatgattataatacaggatattattatgacgct AAACAAGGACTTTATTATGATGGAAACAATggaacgtattattattatgacgaAGGCAGTAAAACATATAAGTTCCACAGCCATGCACACGCAGTTGTCAACAATATTGCACATTTCCAAGAAaccaaaaaggaagaaaaatcagATGGCGAAAAGGCAAAcaag GATACGGTGAAAAAACGCAAACTCGCACAAGATGGAGAGAGCTTAAAAGAAGATGAGCCCGAAGAGGGTGAATGCTCGGACAGTGATAGCGAACAGAGCTCTTATAACGTTACACCAGAATCGTCCATAAATAGTGAGACTGAGAATGAGGAGGAACAAAGTTCAAagattaattttt atATAGCAAAAACATATCCACCATGTATGAGAATAATAGTCAAAGAAACAAACCTTCCAAAGTTAAAAGTGGGTTCACTTTTCCTTGTAGCATACACAGGTGGTTCAATGGGTAAAGAAGGAGATCATTCTGTTATAATACCAGATATAAATGTCAGTAAG CATCACGCACGATTTCTTTATAACGAGACAACGAATTCTTATTGGATAGTAGATTCAGGCTCAAGAAATGGTACATatttaaatggaaaaagatTATCTGTAGCTAAACAAGAGTCCGAATTGTACGAGATAATACATGGTTCGATCATTCAAGTGGGCGGTACAAAATTGTTATGTCATGTACATAACGGAAATGAAACTTGCGGTCATTGTGAACCAGGATTGGTTCAACACAATGTAAACACAGAAGAGAATGTATTCTCGAAAAGAAatcttcataaaaaagaattgagaaggttaaaaacaaaatttggtGTAGAAAAAGATAACGTTGCTTCCGCCAGTCAATTAGCAAGTGGTTATCGGGATAGAGCACAAGCTCGTAGACAGTGTGTTGGTTCTTCAAATCATCATGCCAAAACAGAACAAAGTTCAATCGACAC ATCGATAGCGAAAGATAACCGAGGATTTAAATTACTATCTAAAATGGGATGGTGCGAAGGTCGTTCTTTAGGAAAGGATGGTGATGGTAGAACCGAACCG